The Dokdonia sp. 4H-3-7-5 genomic interval CCATTGTTTTGATGCGGGAATAATGGACTCTCAGATACTACATGAGTTTGAGGCTCTTTACTCCATACGCATTCATGATATGCTGTATACTCTTGAGCACCATTACCAAAAACACTCACCAGCTGATTTATAACTAGCTTTTGACGTTCTTCACTACTCAGTTTGCTATAAGAGGCGTTTATAAAACCGCAAAGGGCAAAGCTTGTTTTTTCTACATTTTCATGGTTGTAAAATTCAGTTACGGGGCCTATGTTGCTAAAAAGTGTACTAGGCTTTTGCTCTTCTTTCCAGAAAGGTGTAGGATAGGTAATCGCCACTTTTATGGAGTCTTCCATCCAAGTTTGGGTTTGTAATGAAAGTAGTCTTAAGTTATTTGATAACTGCGGCTCAAAATTGATTTGAGAACCCCAAAGTTTAGGCGGTAGTGCCAGAACGACAACATCTCCATCAAAGGCTTTTTTGCTTAAAACTTGTACTTTATTATTGACGTATCGTATAGATTTTACGGATTGATTCAGTAATACATTTGCGCTATCAAGCTTGTCATAAATCGCATTGATTAAAGCAGATGTTCCGCCGGCTACTCTATAACTTGCGGCTTGTGGTGGGATTTCTACTTGCTGTGCTCCATTGCTTTCCACAGGCTCATAAAAAACAGTTGCATCCATGTGCTGTGTAAACCTAGGAATGTCTAACTCCTCCAAAAGTCGAACAACCTCCGTATGATAATCTCCGAACCATGTTGCGCCCATTTCTACGGGAGCTTGCTTCTCATTGTAAAGTGTGTGTATTCTTCCTCCTATGCGAGATCTCGCCTCGAGAATGGTGTAGGGAATCCCTTGTTCTTGTAATCGATATGCCGTAAGTAATCCTGATAATCCAGCTCCTATAATTATAACCATCTTACAAAAGTATGGAAATAGCGTACAGTTTGAGATTGTCAACTATGTGTTTTATTATAAAAAGTTGAGCTGCTTTTACTCACATTTTCGCGAAGGCGGAAACATTATTATAGTCACCCTTAAATACTTCAATTACTTTTTATATCGCCTTATATCGCCCTATATTGATGGGTTTTAATAGCGTACCTTTAAAAAGCAGTTTATATCTTCGCGCACTGCAATAATTGATTATGGGATGTTCTCTACAACTTATAATTATAGAGTTCCAATCCCAATACTAAACGACATAACAGCATGAGTACAGACATACCATTACATAGACCGACTCCTATTACTTCTGAAAAGAGAAGAGGTACTTTTGAGCGTGATACAGATGTAAAACGCACCATTAGATTACTAGAGCAAGGAAAAGAGGTGTTAATCTCAGCATTTTATAGTGATGGGTTGACGCTACTTAAAGCGCTTAAGGTTCATCTAGACAGAACAATGCCTAATGATTCTTTTGAAGAGCAGCGTGCGCACCGTGAAGCGTATCACCGAATGTCAAATTTTATTGTGATAGAAGTGGTAAATCATGCGCTTGCTGTAAAAAAAGCACCTTCCATAGGTTGGTTTGCAAAACTATATCCAAAAACAGAAGACTTTTTACTTACGTTTCCTCAAGTTCAAGGACTTAATAGTGCATGGCAGTGGTATAAAAATGGAATTGTAATCCCTGTATTGCGTAATAAGGTACATCCTTATTATGGAACATATTTTCCAACTCGTTTTGATCATCTCAAGCTTTTTGATAACTGGTTAAAGCGTTATGAAGGCCCTAAGAAAACGGCTATTGATGTAGGTATAGGTAGTGGAGTGTTATCATTACAGATGGTACAGGCTGGTTTTCAAAAAGTATTTGGTACAGATACTAACCCCAATGCAATTATAGGTTTAAAGGAATCTATGGGAGACACAAAGCTCTCGCGTAAGATTGAGTTGGATTATGCGCCGTATTTTGGTAAATTTAATAAGCCTACTGAGCTTATTGTTTTTAATCCGCCGTGGTTGCCATCTTCTCAAAAGCTTGAGAATATTGATGAGGCAATGTATTACAATGAAGATCTTTTCCCAACATTTTTTGCTAAGGCAAAAGAGGCATTATTACCTGATGGAAAACTAGTACTCATATTTTCAAACCTTGCAAAAATCACACACCTAATAGACACGCACCCTATAGAGCAAGAGCTTGAAAAAGGTGGAAGGTTCCAGTTAGAAAAATGTTTGAAGAAGAAAGTTAGAAAAGCCTCAGAAGAGACAAAACGTGACCAACACTGGCGCGAGGATGAGGAAGTTGAACTATGGATACTTACTCATAAAGAATACATAGCACCTGAATAGGAGAGTTTTTTGAATATAGACTAATAGCCCATTACGGTACTTGTATCTTAATGGGCTATTTTATGCTAGAGAGAGAACGGTAAATTAGAAACGAAATCAAATTAAAATCGCGATATCGTTTTCGTTCTTATAATTCGCTACATTTGAGGTAATAGACAACAACCTAATGGCGACTACAACAAAATCTAGCATACCCTTTATTTACAATAGAGCATCCTTAGATAACGATACCTTACTTAGACTATACAGAGCAATGCTTAAACCTCGATTAATAGAGGAGCGCATGCTTATTTTACTAAGACAAGGAAAGGTTTCAAAATGGTTTTCTGGAATAGGCCAAGAAGCAATCTCCGTAGGAGTTACTGCTGCGATGAAGCCAGAAGAGTACATATTACCTATGCACCGTAACCTCGGTGTTTTTACTACTCGTGAGATTCCTTTATATAGATTATTTACACAATGGCAAGGGAAAATGAGCGGCTTTACAAAGGGACGCGATCGTAGTTTTCACTTTGGGACACAAGAATTTAATATTGTAGGTATGATATCTCACTTAGGTCCACAACTTGGCGTGGCAGACGGTATTGCACTTGCACATAAATTGCGCAATGAGAATGCGGTTACCGCTGTTTTTACTGGCGAAGGAGGAACAAGTGAAGGAGATTTTCATGAGGCGCTCAATGTTGCATCAGTATGGCAATTACCTGTACTATTCTGTATAGAGAATAACGGCTACGGACTATCGACACCTACTAGTGAGCAATATAATTGTGAGCATCTTGCAGATAGAGCAAAAGGCTATGGGATGGAATCTCACATCATTGATGGGAATAACATTCTAGAGATTTATACCAAAATTTTGGCAATAGCGGAAGACATACGTAACAATCCGCGACCTGTTTTAATAGAGTTTAAAACGTTTAGAATGCGTGGTCACGAGGAAGCAAGTGGTACTAAGTATGTTCCTGAGGAGTTAATGGAAGCATGGGGAGAAAAAGACCCGCTACTTAATTTTGAAAAGTACTTAATACATGAAGGGATTCTCTCTCAAGAGACAAAAGATGCTTATGAAGTCTCTATTAAAGAGGAAATCACAGAACACCTAGATAAGGCATATGCAGAGGAGAGTATTACTCCTAATCTAGAAACTGAGATGAAGGATGTATATGCTCCGTTTAGCTTTCGCGAAAGCGTGCCTAGCGAAGACACAGAAGAGCTCCGCTTGATTGATGCAATTTCCCAAGGACTAAGACAGTCTATGGAGAAGTATGATGATCTTGTGATTATGGGGCAAGATGTAGCCGAATATGGAGGTGTATTTAAAATCACCGATGGTTTTGTGGAGCAGTTTGGTCGCGATCGTGTGCGCAATACTCCTATATGTGAGAGCGCCATTGTAGAGACTGCTATGGGTCTTGCAATCAATGGTAAAAAAGCACTAATGGAAATGCAATTCTCAGATTTTGCAACTTCTGGCTTTAATCCTATTGTAAACTACCTCGCAAAATCACACTATCGCTGGTCACAACCTGCAGATGTGGTGATACGTATGCCTTGTGGTGCTGGTGTGGGGGCAGGTCCTTTTCACTCGCAAACTAATGAAGCGTGGTTTACCCATACACCAGGTTTAAAAGTGGTGTATCCAGCGTTTCCAGCAGATGCAAAAGGATTGCTAGCGACTGCAATAGAAGACCCTAATCCAGTGCTGTTTTTTGAGCATAAAAAATTATATCGCAGCATACGTCAAGAGGTGCCAACTAACTACTATACATTACCTCTAGGTAAAGCTTCATTAGTAAGAGAAGGCGAGCAAGTAACTATTATAACTTATGGCGCAGGCGTACACTGGGCAATTGAGTTGCTAGATAGTATTAATGTCTCTGCAGATCTTCTAGACTTGCGTACGTTACAGCCGTTAGATAAAGAAGCAATAATTACCTCTGTACGTAAAACGGGGAGAGTGTTACTACTTACAGAAGACAGTGCCTTTGGATCTGTAATGTCTGATATTTCTGCAATGATTATGGAGGAATGTTTTGAAAGCCTAGATGCACCAGTGAGACGAGTGGCGAGTATAGATACTCCTATTCCTTTTGATGCAGAACTTGAGAAGCAGTACTTACCTGTGGAGCGATTAGCGACTACACTTCAAGAGCTGCTAGATTACTAAGTAATTAATTAGAGATTTTTACAAACCCCTAACTATAGAATATAGTTAGGGGTTTTCCCATTATGGTCAAACAAGCATGTTAATATTTTAAGCAAAAATTAGTGATTGCTAGTATTATTGGCGTATCGTTAACAGATCCTAGTTAAAAGCTGCTAAAGAATAAAAATAAAGCGACATATCCCAATACTTTTACAGCATACTAATCAATAAAAACAATATATTATGTTACGCTGGACAGTTATTTTTATCATCATTGCAATCATCGCAGCAGTCTTCGGATTTGGCGGAATCGCTTCAGGTGCGGAAAGCATTGCAAAAATATTATTCTTCATCTTTATTGTACTCTTCTTGCTTTCTTTAGTAAGTAGATTATTCAAGAGATAAGACTATTTAAACATACTTAAAATGCAGCCTTTCATTTACGAAAGGTTGCTTTTTTTAATTTAACCCTAATTATTATGAATTATATAAAATCAGTAATACTCGTTCTTTTAGTTGCTACTATAGCAAGCTGTGGACCATCTCAAGTGGTAAAGCAATCTAAAAAAACACTTAAAGGAACTTGGACGCTTAACGAAGTAAGTTATGATCGTCAAGGAACTTTTAATATCAACCTTTTTAATGACGCATCACAAGAATGTATGGAAGGAAGTACATGGCGTTTTATCCCTAATAATAACTTTGGAAACTACGAACTTTCTGGAGTAGGTTGCGATACGGAGAAACGTTACTTCGTTTGGAGTATTCCAGATACAGAGGGTGATGATATGAATTATAACATCCTTGTGAAGCCAACAGATGCCAAAATGAAGTCTGAAACTAATGCTGGTTTTAGGGTTGCACTTTCTTACCTTTCTGAAGACCAATTACAAATGTCACAGACAGTAAGCGTAGAAGGAAAGCCATTTAATATCACAATGAATTTTACAAAAATAGCAGAGTAATCTGTAGTCAACAATCAACTTAAAGAATTAAGATTATGAAAAATATAGTAAGAAATATTACAGCAGTAGCATTAGGAGCAGCAATGCTTACAGGTTTCACAAGTTGTGAGGCTACAAAAAATGCAAACAACAAACAGAAAGGAGCTGTTATAGGAGCTACAGGTGGAGCAATCCTTGGAGCTATTATTGGGAACAATGCTGGTAAAGGTGGAAATGGAGAGCTAGGAGCCGTAATAGGTGGTGTAGTAGGTGGTGGAGCAGGTGTTCTCATTGGTAACAAGATGGATAAGCAAGCACAACAAATTGAGCAAGAACTTCCAGGAGCTACTGTAGAGCGTATAGATGATGGTATTGTAGTGACATTTGACGAAAATTCGGGTGTTTACTTTGATACTGCGAAGTATAACGTGAATACAGCAAGCCAGACGTTACTAAATAAGCTTTCTAATATTATGAAAGAATATAATCAAACTAATGTTGTAGTTGCTGGACATACTGATAGTGTAGGGTCTGATACAAATAACATGACCTTATCACAAAATAGAGCTAACGCAGTTACTAATTATATGGTGGGTACTGGATTATCTGCAGGAAGATTTACAACGGTATGGTACGGTGAAACGCAGCCAGCTGCAAGTAATGATACTGCAGAGGGACGTGCTCAAAACAGACGTGTACAACTTGCTATTGTTCCTAACGAAGAGATGAAGCAAGACGCAATGAAAGAAGCAAACGGAGGGAACTAAACCCTTCTGTTAAACAGAAATCACAAAATCCTCAAAACTTATGTTTTGGGGATTTTTTATGCAATGTAATCTGTAAATTCACATAGTGGAACAAGATTGCGATATCATTATAATAGGTGGAGGTCTTGCGGGACTCACAGCCGCTGTACACTTGCTGCAAGCTGACTTCTCTGTGGTTCTTATTGAGAAAAATACATACCCTAAGCATAAGGTATGTGGAGAGTACGTTTCTAATGAAGTGTTGCCATATCTAGATGCGTTAGGTATATATCCCATAACTAATGGCGCTAAGAAAATAAACCGTTTTCAATTTTCTGGACTCTCTGGTAATGCGCTTGAGATTGCACTTCCCTTAGGAGGTTTTGGGATTAGCAGGTATGCTTTAGATCTAGTGCTATACGAACGAGCTTTAAGTTTAGGGTTGGTATTTGAGCAGGCAACCGCTACAAATGTTACTTTCGGGAGAGAGGAATTTGAGGTTACCACAAAAGATAAAAGTTTTAGAGCACCCTATGCTCTTGGAGCTTATGGTAAGAGGAGCGGATTAGATATTACGCTTTCGCGAAAATTTATAAGTACAAAATCCCCTTGGATGGGTGTAAAAGCACATTATGCTGGACAATTCCCAGAAGATCTAGTGGCTTTACACAATTTTTCAGGAGGTTACTGCGGATTATCAAAAGTGGAAACAGATGCGATAAATGTTTGTTATCTAGCAGATGTAAATTCATTTAAGAAGCATAAAGATTTAGACACATATCGAGTTGAGGTATTAGAGCAGAATCGTTATTTAAAAGAATTTTTCGCGCAAGCGGAACCTATTTTTGAAAAACCACTCACCATTAGTCAGATCTCATTTCAAGATAAATCTGTTGTGGAAAATCACATACTTATGATAGGTGATAGTGCAGGACTCATACATCCTTTATGCGGTAACGGTATGGCAATGGCAATTCATAGCGCAAAGATTGCAAGTGAGTGTCTTAGTAACCATATAAGTACTTCAAAAAAGCGGGAGCAGCTAGAAAAAGAATATACGAAGCAGTGGAAGCAAACCTTTGCGACTAGAATGCGCAACGGGGCACTTATACAGCGTGGGTTGCATAATACAACGATAACTAGATTAGGAGTAGGGATACTTCAAAAATCGCCTAGATTATTGAGTAGCGTGATACAGTCTACACATGGAAATCTTATAACATAATGAATTTTAAGAATCGTAGTACAACCCCAGAGTTAATGGATGACCCCAGTCTTCCAGAGGCAGACTTACATCTAGCATTAAAGGATCTCGCTACGGTAAATAAATACTTAGGAGGTAATCATATTACGATTACGGCGCTAGAAGAATTAATGAGTGAGCATCCTGAAAAAAGTAAATGGAAGATAGTAGATGTGGGGTGTAGCGATGGAGAGGTGTTGAGACACATAGCTAAGCACTTTCAAAAAAGCACTATTGATATTTCGTTTTTTGGGGTTGATATCAATGATAAAAGTATTGATAGCGCCCGAGAGAAATCTAAAGACTATGATAACTTAACCTTTAGCCGCCAGAATATATTAACGATAGATGAAACTACGTTTGAATGTGATGTGATTATCTGTACCTTAACAATGCACCATTTTTCTGATGAACAACTACTGGTGTTTATGGAGAAATTTAAAAAATTGGCAAGTATAGGTGTCATAGTAAACGATTTACAGCGAAGTAAGATAGCGTACCGTTTATTTCAGCTTTTTAGCGGTATATTTATGAAAAGTAAGATTGCCAAATACGACGGAAGAGTGAGCATTGCCCGCTCTTTTAGAAGAAAAGAATTAGAAACCTATTCAAAACAACTTGCACTAGACGACTATTCCATACAATGGAAATGGGCCTTTAGATATTTGTGGGTGATAAAAACTATATGAGCGTAACCATTACGACGGTAGCAAAACAGTTACCACAATATTCACGTACTACAGCAGAGATAATGCCTTTTCTAGACATATGGCTAGATGGGCAAGAAGATCGTTTTAAACGAAAGGTTAAGAAGATTTTTGGTAATGCAGCAGTAGATAAGCGCTATAGTATTATGGCGCCAGAAGAGGTATTTACAGCCACTAGTTTTCAAGAGAAGAATGACATTTATACTCGTGAGGTTGTAAAGCTAGGAGAGCAGGTATTATCTAAAGCGCTTACTAAAGCTTCATGGGATGGTACTAGCCTTGACTATATTATTACAGTTAGTTGTACGGGTATTATGATCCCTTCGCTAGATGCATATTTAATTAATGCGCTCAAACTACGCCAAGATATTGTACGATTACCGGTAACGGAGATGGGTTGTGCTGCTGGAGTAAGTGGTGTGCTATATGCAAATGAATTTCTTAAAGCAAATCCTGGAAAACGAGCAGCTGTTATAGCGATTGAAAGTCCTACGGCTACTTTTCAACATGATGATTACTCGATGGTAAACGTGGTGAGTGCAGCTATCTTTGGAGATGGTGCGGCTTGCGTTCTCATGTCAAGTAAAGAAGAAGATAGCGGACCGCAAATAGTGGATACAGAAATGTATCACTTTTATGATGCGCAGGAAATGATGGGCTTTAAGCTTGTAAATAGTGGTTTACAGATGATTCTAGATCAACAGGTGCCACAACAGATAGTAGATAAGTTTCCAGATATAATTCATCCATTTTTAGAAAAAAACGGCTACAGTATAGAAGATGTAAACCACTTGATATTTCATCCAGGAGGGCGTAAGATTGTAGAAACGGTTGAAGATCTTTTTGGTAAGCTTGGTAAAAATATAGATGACACGAAGGAGGTACTTAAGTTATATGGGAATATGAGTAGTGCTACTGTATTGTACGTTTTAGAACGTTTTCTTGATAGAGAATGTGAGGAAGGTGATCTGGGAATTATGCTAAGTTTTGGCCCAGGATTTTCGGCGCAACGTGTATTATTAAAATGGTAAGTGATGAGTCAATCTTATAAAAATAAATACGCAGTAATATTAGGAGGTAGCTCAGGTCTTGGGCTAGCCACCGCAAAGAAACTAGCGCATGAGGGAATGAACATTATTATCATTCACAGATCTCGTCGTAGTGTGATAGCAGCTTTTGAAGACGCTATGCGCGAGATGGAAGTACCTGGAGCGACCATTTTATCATATAATACAGATGCCCTTAATGCAGATAAGCGTCAAGCTACTATTTCAGAAATAAAGGATACTGTAGGTGCAGGAGCCATAAAAGTAGTGGTGCATAGCATCGCGCGTGGTAATTTGAAGCCATTATATTCAGAAGATAGTGCCACACTTAGCAATGAGGATTTTAAAGGTACTCTAGACGCCATGGCGGTGAGTTATTATGATTGGGTATCCGCTTTCGCGAAAGCGGAATTATTTACCCCATCTGCAAGAGCCATTGCATTTACAAGTGAAGGTAGCAGCAAAGCATGGCCACAATATGGCGCAGTTGCTGCAGCCAAAGCAGCTCTTGAAGCCATCTCGAGAGGGATTGCATTAGAGTTTGCACCACTAGGTCTTACGTCTAACTGTATTCAAGCAGGAGTGACAGATACAGAGAGCTTACGCCTCATACCTGGGAGTGAGCATATGAAAGAAATGGCACAACAACGTAATCCCTACAAGCGATTAACACTGCCTAAGGATGTAGGCAATGCTGTGTATTTGTTAACACGTGATGAAGCAGCCTGGATTAATGGCGCTGTGATTCACGTAGATGGAGGGGAACACATACGATGAGCAGTGAAGAGATTATAGCGTTATTACCTTACACGGGGCCTTTTCTATTTGTAGATCAAATAGAAGAGCTGGGCGACTCATATATTGTTGGTTCTTATACATTTTCTAGAGAATCTTATTTTTATGAAGGACACTTTAAGGGTAATCCTGTTACACCTGGCGTGATACTCACAGAATGCATGGCGCAAATAGGTTTAGTAAGTCTGGGTATTTCTAAGTTGGCAGGTCAAGATCTAGCTGCTTTAAAAGTAGCATTTACTAGCGCAGATGTTGAGTTTTTACAACCTGTGATGCCTGGCGAGAAAGTGACCGTTGTGTCAGAGGAGGCCTATTTTAGATTTAATAAATTAAAATGTAATGTGAAGCTTCTTAATGCGCAAGATGAGGTGTGTGTAAAAGGAACACTTGCAGGAATTTTTAGTACTAAATAATGAAGCATAGAGTAGTCATAACAGGAATGGGCGTTTGTGCACCTAATGGAATAGGGCTCAAAGCATTTTCTGATGCCATTTTTTCAGGTAAAAGTGGAATTAAATTTCACCAGAAACTAGCAGACCTCAATTTTGGGTGTCAGATTGCTGGACAGCCAGAAATTCCCGAAGGAATGCTCGAAAACTACTTTACAGCCTTGCAACTTCGAGATTTACAGAGCTCTGGTATTGAGTACGGAATGATAGCTGGAGTAGATGCATGGACAGACGCTGGACTCGCGCCTACAGATAAAGATACTGTCGATTATGATAGCGGAATCGTCTTTGGAGTTTCCTTACTAGGCGCCGAAAAATTTAGAAGTGCTATTTACCTAACTGATGAAGGCAAAGTACGCCGCTTAGGGAGTACTTCTGTTGTGCAAACGATGGCAAGTGGTATTAGTGCATATTTAGGAGGGTATCTAGGTTGTGGAAACCAAGTAACTACAAATTCTAGTGCTTGCACTACGGGACTAGAAAGTGTACTTATGGGGTATGAGCGTGTGCGCAACGGTGATGCAGTGCGAATGCTTGTAGGCAGTTGCAATGATAGCGGTCCTTATATTTGGGGAGGTTTTGATGCGATGCGTGTACTCACAAAAAAATATAACGAAGATCCAGAAGCTGGAAGCAGACCTATGCAGGAAGATGCAAATGGTTTTGTGCCAGGTGCTGGTGCAGGAGCATTAGTGCTAGAAACTCTCGAAAGTGCACAACAACGAGGCGCAAAGATATATGCCGAAGTTTTAGGTGGTGCAGTAAATAGTGGAGGACAGCGTAATGGCGGTACCATGACTGCACCTAATAGTGAGGCAGTACAGCATTGTATAAAAACTGCCGTTAAAAATGCAGGAGTATCTGCGACGGAAATTGATACCATAAATGGGCATCTCACTTCTACAGGAATGTGCCCAACAGAAATTGCAAACTGGAGTGAAGCTCTTGAATTGAAAGGAGAGGATTTTCCTTATATCAATTCGCTTAAAAGCATGACTGGACACTGTCTCGCGGCGGCTGGGAGTATTGAGACGGTAGCGACTATTTTAGAACTTAAGGAAGGTCGTATTTTTGGGAATATTAACTCTACTCACATACATCCGGAAATATTAGAGCGAGTAGCTCAGGTTAAAGTACTTACACAAACCATTGATATGCCTGTAAAGGTAGCAGCAAAAGCTAGTTTTGGTTTTGGCGATGTTAATTGCTGTATGATTTTTAAGAAATTTGAATAACTAGAGAAAAAAATAACAAACTGTGGTAATTATCACAGCTTACACATAAGATTATGAATAACGAACACTACGAAGCATTAAAGAATATCATCAAAATTTACCTACCAGAAGATGTCTCTGTAGATGATATAAAACCTACTAGCCACTTAACTCAAGAACTCAACGTAAATTCTGCAAACCTTGTAGATATCGTGCTTGACGTAGAAGATCATTTTGATATTACTATTGAAGATGATGAGATAGAAAAAATGGAAACGGTGCAGTCTGCTATCGAGATTATCGAGGCAAAAGTACAGTCTTAATTTACTTTATTTCATAGTTTGAGTAGTCGTAATCTGCTCTTAAGTATTGTCTCACTTTTAAGGAATCTGTGCGGTAACTGCTACGCTTTCGCGAAAATTGAAATTCATCCACCTCTGTCATTTCATCATTAATAACAAGGCTATAGTGATCTGAAGTTTGCACCCAGTAACCGAGCCATGCGAACGTTTTTGGCTCATAATAAAGGCTCCAGACATCTTCGCTACCTGTAAATGTAACGACCAGTTCATGTGATCTTACGCCTTCAAAATCTTGTAAGCCATTGTATGTTTTTGTTGAATTATCAGTATTTAAAGTATAGGGCAATCCTAAAACGAAAGTAGCGGCGTTTAGTTTATTTTGCAGTGAAACTTTTGTTGCGGTAGTGTCTGTCGCTCCATTTATAGTCTGGTATATATCTGAGTCCTTTTGTATGAGCTCATAATTTGTAGTATCTGATGACCAACTTACATTGCGTTGTGTTCCATCACTAAAATCATATTGATGTAACTCAGTACGGTCTATTTCTACAGTTCCATCTTCGTGGTATAGATGAAAAGCTTTTTCAAAGCGTATGCTTTTTATGTTTTTGTAACGCTCTTTTGTACCACTGGCGTTCATTACTTTTTCTAATAAATCTTCGGCAGTATGAACTTCGGGTGAGGTTGTTGTTTGGTTTCTATAAATCAGTAGTATAGCAATGGCGCCACCTACAAAGGCGATTAATAATAATCTTCGATTTAATCCATTTAGTACTGCCATAAAATCTAACTTTGTAAGGATAGAAAGATACAAATCACATGGTTTGTAAGGAAAAAGGACAGAGAATAATTTAATCATATTTTCGCGAAAGCATAGAGAATTTGGTAATCAACAATGCTATTTTTAAAATTGTTAATTATTTCTTTATTTTGAGGTTCTTTAAGCCATTGCAAGTCCTTATATTAGCGACTCCACGACATTTTATGACTCAAGAAACACAATACAACGAAGATAATATCCGATCGCTCGATT includes:
- a CDS encoding phosphopantetheine-binding protein; this translates as MNNEHYEALKNIIKIYLPEDVSVDDIKPTSHLTQELNVNSANLVDIVLDVEDHFDITIEDDEIEKMETVQSAIEIIEAKVQS
- a CDS encoding 3-hydroxyacyl-ACP dehydratase FabZ family protein, with product MSSEEIIALLPYTGPFLFVDQIEELGDSYIVGSYTFSRESYFYEGHFKGNPVTPGVILTECMAQIGLVSLGISKLAGQDLAALKVAFTSADVEFLQPVMPGEKVTVVSEEAYFRFNKLKCNVKLLNAQDEVCVKGTLAGIFSTK
- a CDS encoding beta-ketoacyl-[acyl-carrier-protein] synthase family protein; translation: MKHRVVITGMGVCAPNGIGLKAFSDAIFSGKSGIKFHQKLADLNFGCQIAGQPEIPEGMLENYFTALQLRDLQSSGIEYGMIAGVDAWTDAGLAPTDKDTVDYDSGIVFGVSLLGAEKFRSAIYLTDEGKVRRLGSTSVVQTMASGISAYLGGYLGCGNQVTTNSSACTTGLESVLMGYERVRNGDAVRMLVGSCNDSGPYIWGGFDAMRVLTKKYNEDPEAGSRPMQEDANGFVPGAGAGALVLETLESAQQRGAKIYAEVLGGAVNSGGQRNGGTMTAPNSEAVQHCIKTAVKNAGVSATEIDTINGHLTSTGMCPTEIANWSEALELKGEDFPYINSLKSMTGHCLAAAGSIETVATILELKEGRIFGNINSTHIHPEILERVAQVKVLTQTIDMPVKVAAKASFGFGDVNCCMIFKKFE
- a CDS encoding type III polyketide synthase; protein product: MSVTITTVAKQLPQYSRTTAEIMPFLDIWLDGQEDRFKRKVKKIFGNAAVDKRYSIMAPEEVFTATSFQEKNDIYTREVVKLGEQVLSKALTKASWDGTSLDYIITVSCTGIMIPSLDAYLINALKLRQDIVRLPVTEMGCAAGVSGVLYANEFLKANPGKRAAVIAIESPTATFQHDDYSMVNVVSAAIFGDGAACVLMSSKEEDSGPQIVDTEMYHFYDAQEMMGFKLVNSGLQMILDQQVPQQIVDKFPDIIHPFLEKNGYSIEDVNHLIFHPGGRKIVETVEDLFGKLGKNIDDTKEVLKLYGNMSSATVLYVLERFLDRECEEGDLGIMLSFGPGFSAQRVLLKW
- a CDS encoding SDR family oxidoreductase yields the protein MSQSYKNKYAVILGGSSGLGLATAKKLAHEGMNIIIIHRSRRSVIAAFEDAMREMEVPGATILSYNTDALNADKRQATISEIKDTVGAGAIKVVVHSIARGNLKPLYSEDSATLSNEDFKGTLDAMAVSYYDWVSAFAKAELFTPSARAIAFTSEGSSKAWPQYGAVAAAKAALEAISRGIALEFAPLGLTSNCIQAGVTDTESLRLIPGSEHMKEMAQQRNPYKRLTLPKDVGNAVYLLTRDEAAWINGAVIHVDGGEHIR